From Companilactobacillus heilongjiangensis, one genomic window encodes:
- a CDS encoding ABC transporter ATP-binding protein, with product MSKVLEINSLNYKKNNKLILKDINLSLDNGKIIGLLGANGAGKTTLMRLISGVNAKTSGQIAVAGVDSKAARKSCVSATYSLTSFNKGAGEKNTKVKDVVKFYIDIYPDFSFEKYQAMAKFLEIPCDDKLVNLSTGTGEKLEIALTLARQVPLYLLDEPLNGVDIMARKKIIKSIIQWKGDDSTIIISSHYVKEISSLLDDVVILKDQTVYQVSPVEDIQAKYHLGIEDYYEKVYEGGLDDE from the coding sequence ATGAGTAAAGTATTGGAAATTAACTCTTTAAATTATAAAAAGAATAATAAGTTAATTTTAAAAGACATTAATCTTAGTCTTGATAATGGCAAGATTATTGGTTTACTTGGCGCTAATGGAGCCGGAAAAACGACGCTGATGCGTTTGATCTCCGGTGTGAATGCTAAGACTTCTGGTCAGATTGCGGTTGCCGGAGTCGATAGTAAAGCAGCACGCAAATCATGTGTCAGTGCAACTTACTCATTAACCAGTTTTAACAAAGGTGCAGGCGAAAAAAATACTAAAGTTAAAGATGTCGTGAAATTTTATATCGACATTTATCCTGATTTTTCATTTGAAAAATATCAGGCAATGGCTAAGTTTCTAGAAATCCCTTGTGATGACAAGCTAGTCAATCTCTCAACTGGTACGGGTGAAAAACTGGAGATTGCTTTAACCTTGGCGCGCCAGGTGCCACTTTATTTATTAGATGAACCGCTGAATGGAGTCGATATTATGGCTCGTAAGAAAATCATCAAAAGTATTATTCAGTGGAAGGGTGACGATTCAACAATCATCATCAGTTCGCACTATGTGAAAGAAATTTCGAGTCTCTTGGATGATGTCGTAATTTTAAAGGACCAAACAGTTTATCAAGTTAGTCCTGTGGAAGATATTCAAGCTAAATATCACTTGGGAATTGAAGATTATTATGAAAAAGTTTATGAAGGGGGTCTGGACGATGAGTAG
- a CDS encoding GntR family transcriptional regulator — protein MMEYIDNIPIYLQIKDILYRKIISNQYELGSQLPSVRQLAVQFSANSNTVQKSLKEMTEEEVIIPQRGKGNFVTEDTSIVEKLKAHIVSEMFDATYDKLHSLNMDDTEIMNSFNTYVKKREANHE, from the coding sequence ATGATGGAATATATTGATAACATACCTATTTACCTCCAAATCAAGGATATCTTGTATCGCAAAATTATTAGCAATCAGTATGAATTAGGATCACAACTGCCTTCAGTAAGACAGTTGGCCGTCCAATTTTCTGCTAATTCAAATACCGTTCAGAAATCGCTCAAGGAAATGACTGAAGAAGAAGTCATTATACCGCAGCGTGGTAAAGGCAATTTTGTGACTGAAGACACCAGTATTGTGGAAAAATTAAAAGCACATATCGTCAGTGAAATGTTTGATGCAACATACGATAAATTGCATTCATTGAATATGGATGACACCGAAATTATGAATAGCTTCAATACCTACGTCAAAAAGCGGGAGGCAAATCATGAGTAA